One window from the genome of Kaistia defluvii encodes:
- the adh gene encoding aldehyde dehydrogenase, translating into MNKPEFVRNAKAPFAPRYDNYIGGKRVPPVSGRYFDNTSPVNGRVLCEIARSEAADIELALDAAHAAKDAWGRTSAAERSLMLNRIADVMEENLATLALAETWDNGKPIRETTAADMPLAIDHFRYFAGAVRAQEGGISEIDHDTVAYHFHEPLGVVGQIIPWNFPILMAVWKLAPALAAGNCVVLKPAEQTPASIQVLLDLIDGILPPGVLNVVSGFGLEAGKPLASSPRIAKIAFTGETTTGRLIMQYASQNLIPVTLELGGKSPNIFFSDVAAEDDDFLDKAIEGFVMFALNQGEVCTCPSRALIHEKIYDRFMEKALKRVAAIQQGDPLDPATMIGAQASSEQLEKILSYLDIGKKEGAELLIGGERNELPGDLAGGYYVKPTVFRGHNKMRIFQEEIFGPVVSVTTFKDDEEALSIANDTLYGLGAGIWTRDGNRAYRFGRAIQAGRVWTNCYHAYPAHAAFGGYKQSGIGRENHKMMLDHYQQTKNMLVSYSPKKLGFF; encoded by the coding sequence ATGAACAAGCCGGAATTCGTTCGCAACGCCAAGGCGCCCTTCGCACCCCGCTACGACAATTACATCGGCGGCAAGCGCGTGCCCCCCGTATCAGGCCGCTATTTCGACAACACGTCGCCGGTCAACGGCCGCGTCCTGTGCGAGATCGCGCGGTCCGAAGCCGCCGACATCGAGCTGGCGCTGGACGCCGCCCATGCCGCCAAGGACGCCTGGGGCCGCACCAGCGCCGCCGAGCGCTCCCTGATGCTGAACCGCATCGCCGACGTCATGGAAGAAAACCTCGCGACGCTGGCGCTGGCCGAGACCTGGGACAACGGCAAGCCGATCCGCGAGACGACGGCCGCCGACATGCCGCTCGCCATCGACCATTTCCGCTATTTCGCCGGCGCCGTCCGGGCGCAGGAAGGCGGCATTTCCGAGATCGACCACGACACGGTCGCCTATCATTTCCACGAGCCGCTCGGCGTCGTCGGCCAGATCATCCCGTGGAACTTCCCGATCCTGATGGCCGTTTGGAAACTGGCTCCGGCGCTCGCCGCCGGCAATTGCGTCGTGCTGAAACCGGCGGAACAGACGCCCGCCTCGATCCAGGTCCTACTCGACCTGATCGACGGCATCCTGCCGCCGGGCGTCCTCAACGTCGTCAGCGGCTTCGGCCTTGAGGCCGGCAAGCCGCTCGCCTCCAGCCCGCGCATCGCCAAGATCGCCTTCACCGGCGAGACGACGACCGGCCGGCTGATCATGCAATATGCCTCGCAGAACCTGATCCCGGTGACGCTGGAACTCGGCGGCAAGTCGCCCAACATCTTCTTCTCCGACGTCGCGGCCGAGGACGACGATTTCCTCGACAAGGCGATCGAGGGCTTTGTCATGTTCGCGCTCAACCAGGGCGAGGTATGCACCTGCCCGAGCCGCGCGCTGATCCACGAGAAGATCTATGACCGCTTCATGGAGAAGGCGCTGAAGCGCGTCGCGGCGATCCAGCAGGGCGACCCGCTCGATCCCGCCACAATGATCGGCGCGCAGGCCTCCAGCGAGCAGCTGGAAAAGATCCTCTCCTATCTCGACATCGGCAAGAAGGAAGGCGCCGAACTGCTGATCGGCGGCGAGCGCAACGAACTGCCGGGCGACCTCGCCGGCGGCTATTACGTCAAGCCGACCGTCTTCCGCGGCCACAACAAGATGCGCATCTTCCAGGAAGAGATCTTTGGACCGGTCGTGTCCGTCACGACCTTCAAGGATGATGAGGAAGCGCTGTCGATCGCCAACGATACGCTCTACGGCCTCGGCGCCGGCATCTGGACGCGCGACGGCAACCGCGCCTACCGCTTCGGCCGGGCGATCCAGGCCGGCCGCGTCTGGACCAATTGCTACCACGCCTATCCGGCGCATGCGGCCTTCGGCGGCTACAAGCAGTCAGGCATCGGGCGCGAGAACCACAAGATGATGCTCGACCACTACCAGCAGACCAAGAACATGCTGGTCAGCTACTCGCCGAAGAAGCTCGGCTTCTTCTGA
- a CDS encoding glycoside hydrolase family 127 protein — protein sequence MSALPSAAHDVPRARFRPPAVPQVEVRGFWGARVDAVADKTADILYQRCVEAGMLDQIDPDRPVPALRIPFHPNGTVTMQMFWDSDLGKTIETAAYCVYRKPNPALEAKIDAVIDMFEKLQQEDGYLSSWYQRMEPGKRWTNLRDCHELYCAGHLIEGAVAYYQATGKRKLLDVMSRYADHIGTVFGPNPGQRKGYCGHEELELALVKLARVTGNHKYMDLAKYMVDQRGQQPHYFDEEAKARGADPSEYHFKNYEYNQAHKPVREQDKVVGHAVRAMYLYAGMADVATEYGDDDLRKALDRLWDDLNSKRLYVTGGLGPSADNEGFTSDYDLPNETAYAETCAAVGLAFWANRMLGMGPNTRYADAMELALYNGSISGLSLDGSLFFYENPLESRGGHNRWTWHRCPCCPPNIGRMVASIGTYMYGQAEGEVAVHLYCDSTATLDIGSAEVKLTQNTRYPWDGAIGITVDVDKPTRFALNLRIPAWCRKATLSVNGAPVDLKDVTEDGYARIEREWKAGDAVQLDLDLTVEQLHAHPEVRQDVGRVTLKRGPLVYCLEGIDNPLSLNRIRVPAASSFTANFEPGLLEGVVTLAAEAEADATSDWNGDLYRTAPPQTETVPIKAVPYYAWDNREPGEMLVWLRGG from the coding sequence ATGAGTGCCCTGCCATCCGCCGCCCACGACGTGCCGCGCGCCCGTTTTCGCCCGCCCGCAGTTCCCCAGGTTGAAGTCCGCGGCTTCTGGGGCGCGCGCGTCGACGCCGTCGCCGACAAGACCGCCGACATCCTCTACCAGCGCTGCGTCGAGGCCGGCATGCTCGACCAGATCGACCCGGACCGGCCGGTGCCGGCGCTGCGCATCCCGTTCCACCCGAACGGCACGGTGACGATGCAGATGTTCTGGGATTCCGATCTCGGCAAGACGATCGAGACGGCGGCCTATTGCGTCTATCGCAAGCCCAATCCGGCGCTCGAGGCCAAGATCGACGCGGTGATCGACATGTTCGAGAAGCTGCAGCAGGAAGACGGCTACCTGTCGAGCTGGTACCAGCGCATGGAGCCCGGCAAGCGCTGGACCAATCTGCGCGACTGCCACGAACTCTATTGCGCCGGGCATCTGATCGAGGGCGCCGTCGCCTATTACCAGGCGACGGGCAAGCGCAAGCTGCTCGACGTGATGTCGCGCTATGCCGACCATATCGGCACCGTGTTCGGCCCCAATCCCGGCCAGCGGAAGGGCTATTGCGGCCATGAGGAGTTGGAGCTGGCGCTGGTCAAGCTTGCCCGCGTCACCGGCAATCACAAATACATGGATCTCGCCAAGTACATGGTCGACCAGCGCGGCCAGCAGCCGCACTATTTCGACGAAGAGGCGAAGGCGCGGGGCGCCGATCCGTCCGAGTATCACTTCAAGAACTACGAGTATAACCAGGCGCACAAGCCGGTACGCGAGCAGGACAAGGTCGTCGGCCACGCCGTCCGTGCCATGTATCTCTATGCCGGCATGGCCGACGTCGCGACGGAATATGGCGACGACGACCTGCGCAAGGCGCTCGACCGGCTCTGGGACGATCTGAACTCGAAGCGGCTCTACGTCACCGGCGGCCTCGGCCCGTCGGCCGACAATGAGGGCTTCACCTCGGACTACGACCTGCCGAACGAGACGGCCTATGCCGAGACCTGCGCCGCCGTCGGCCTCGCCTTCTGGGCCAACCGCATGCTCGGCATGGGTCCGAACACGCGCTATGCCGACGCCATGGAACTGGCGCTCTATAACGGCTCGATCTCCGGCCTGTCGCTCGACGGTTCGCTGTTCTTCTACGAGAACCCGCTCGAAAGCCGCGGCGGCCATAATCGCTGGACATGGCACCGCTGCCCGTGCTGCCCGCCGAATATCGGCCGCATGGTCGCCTCGATCGGCACCTACATGTACGGCCAGGCAGAAGGCGAAGTCGCCGTCCACCTCTATTGCGACTCGACCGCGACGCTCGACATCGGCAGCGCCGAGGTCAAGCTGACCCAGAACACCCGCTATCCCTGGGACGGCGCGATCGGCATCACCGTCGATGTCGACAAGCCGACCCGCTTCGCGCTCAACCTGCGCATCCCGGCCTGGTGCCGCAAGGCGACGCTTTCGGTCAATGGCGCGCCCGTCGATCTGAAGGATGTGACCGAGGACGGCTATGCGCGGATCGAGCGCGAGTGGAAGGCCGGCGACGCCGTCCAGCTCGATCTCGACCTCACCGTCGAGCAGCTGCATGCCCATCCGGAAGTCCGCCAGGACGTCGGCCGCGTCACGCTGAAGCGCGGGCCGCTGGTCTATTGCCTGGAGGGCATCGACAACCCGCTGTCGCTGAACCGCATCCGCGTTCCCGCCGCATCGAGCTTCACGGCCAATTTCGAGCCGGGCCTGCTCGAAGGCGTCGTGACGCTGGCGGCCGAGGCGGAAGCGGATGCAACGAGCGACTGGAACGGCGATCTCTACCGGACCGCCCCGCCCCAGACCGAGACCGTGCCGATCAAGGCCGTTCCCTACTATGCCTGGGACAATCGCGAGCCGGGTGAAATGCTGGTCTGGCTGCGCGGCGGCTAG
- a CDS encoding L,D-transpeptidase, with the protein MSSVLSRRSFLTGLSLAGVSALAACAQVPKELGAEPSLAPLAPGLQPQPAVAEPVAIVEPAANASDYARMYAAVTDGDFKLPAIRHEAVDAKYLRQLVDDPTGEAPGTLVVNTKEKHLYLVLKDGKAMRYGVGLGRQGYSWKGRAVVQWKRKWPTWTPPSAMIGRKPELEKWRTGMPPGLQNPLGARALYIYKDGADTLYRIHGSPEWRTIGKSASSGCVRMFNQDVIDLYDRVPSKTTLVVI; encoded by the coding sequence GTGTCTTCCGTTCTATCGCGCCGGTCGTTCCTGACCGGCTTGTCCCTTGCCGGTGTGTCGGCGCTCGCCGCCTGCGCGCAGGTTCCCAAGGAACTGGGTGCCGAGCCCAGTCTCGCCCCGCTTGCCCCAGGATTGCAGCCCCAGCCGGCCGTGGCCGAGCCGGTCGCCATTGTCGAGCCCGCGGCGAACGCCAGCGACTATGCGCGGATGTATGCGGCCGTCACGGATGGCGACTTCAAGCTGCCGGCCATTCGCCACGAGGCCGTGGATGCCAAATATCTGCGCCAGCTCGTCGATGACCCCACCGGCGAGGCGCCGGGCACGCTGGTGGTCAATACCAAGGAGAAGCACCTCTATCTGGTGCTGAAGGACGGCAAGGCGATGCGCTATGGCGTCGGGCTTGGCCGTCAGGGCTACTCCTGGAAGGGCCGCGCGGTCGTGCAGTGGAAGCGGAAATGGCCGACCTGGACGCCGCCGTCCGCCATGATCGGCCGCAAGCCGGAGCTGGAGAAGTGGCGCACCGGAATGCCGCCCGGGCTGCAGAACCCGCTCGGCGCCCGTGCCCTCTACATCTACAAGGACGGCGCCGATACGCTCTATCGCATCCATGGCTCGCCGGAATGGCGCACGATCGGCAAGTCGGCGTCTTCGGGCTGCGTGCGGATGTTCAACCAGGACGTCATCGATCTCTACGACCGGGTGCCGTCGAAGACCACGCTGGTCGTGATCTGA
- a CDS encoding helix-turn-helix domain-containing protein: MSKPEIAQHADRIQLAIRSGEAATSALVASWQRSARLHQLDPAERRQPTRLSDQELTVARQRMEPLLRAAQASLDRLYLAVGGMGCCVLLADADGIPVERRGADADADTFEDWGLWTGCVWSEESEGTNGIGTCLVEQRALTIHRNQHFYTRNTALSCTTAPIFDHEGRLAAALDVSSCRTDLTEELVNLVAIAVGEATRRIEAENFRLAFPDARILVAPTAEWSPSALLAVDRDDIVIGATRAARHAYRHREALIGQPLPLGDLGDETRFDDGLRHAERIILERALSRSGGNVTAAARQLGVSRATLHRKLGKLGLERSH; encoded by the coding sequence ATGTCGAAGCCGGAAATCGCACAGCATGCCGACAGGATTCAGCTGGCCATCCGATCGGGCGAGGCGGCGACGTCGGCGCTGGTCGCCTCGTGGCAGCGTTCGGCCCGGCTGCATCAGCTCGACCCGGCCGAGCGACGGCAACCGACCCGCCTCAGCGACCAGGAGCTGACGGTCGCGCGCCAGCGCATGGAGCCGCTGCTCCGCGCGGCGCAGGCGAGCCTCGACCGGCTCTATCTCGCCGTGGGCGGCATGGGCTGCTGCGTCCTGCTGGCCGATGCCGACGGCATCCCGGTGGAGCGCCGCGGCGCCGACGCGGACGCCGATACCTTCGAGGATTGGGGCCTCTGGACGGGCTGCGTCTGGAGCGAGGAGAGCGAGGGCACCAACGGCATCGGCACCTGCCTCGTCGAACAGCGCGCCCTGACCATCCACCGCAACCAGCATTTCTACACCCGCAACACGGCGCTTTCCTGCACGACGGCGCCGATCTTCGACCATGAGGGCCGCCTCGCCGCCGCGCTCGACGTTTCCTCCTGCCGCACCGACCTGACCGAGGAGCTCGTCAACCTCGTCGCCATCGCCGTCGGCGAAGCGACGCGCCGGATCGAGGCCGAGAATTTCCGCCTGGCTTTTCCCGACGCCCGCATTCTGGTCGCGCCGACGGCCGAGTGGTCGCCGAGCGCCCTACTCGCCGTCGACAGGGACGATATCGTCATCGGCGCCACGCGCGCCGCCCGCCATGCCTATCGCCATCGCGAGGCGCTGATCGGCCAGCCCTTGCCGCTTGGCGATCTCGGCGACGAAACCCGCTTCGACGACGGCTTGCGGCATGCCGAACGGATCATCCTGGAGCGGGCGCTCTCGCGCTCCGGCGGCAATGTGACGGCGGCGGCCCGCCAGCTCGGGGTCTCGCGCGCCACCCTGCACCGCAAGCTCGGCAAGCTGGGGCTCGAGCGTTCCCACTGA
- a CDS encoding carbohydrate ABC transporter permease — protein MAKTKHGQGGFSARLVGEHGIGLFLSILFIAPIAWAILSTFKPPAEARLPPIPPWPTTGFSLENYVTLDSFGAGLWHSAQNSIFVAGSSVVLTAVISLLAGYGFSRFRFPFKNLFFILILSTIMIPFQSILTPIFLILSWLGLQNTLTGLILVYVTLQMPFSIFMMRNAFDAVPKEIEEAARIDGATNFALLTKVMLPLVWPGVVTVGLFAFLNTWNEFLAALVLMTDQGKFTLPIMMTAVQSGRFGAVDWGAVQAGVTVMMIPCLILFLLLQRYYIRGLTAGAVK, from the coding sequence ATGGCGAAGACCAAGCACGGCCAGGGCGGCTTTTCCGCCCGCCTCGTCGGCGAGCACGGCATCGGCCTGTTCCTGTCGATCCTGTTCATCGCGCCGATCGCCTGGGCGATCCTCTCCACCTTCAAGCCGCCTGCCGAGGCGCGGCTGCCGCCGATCCCGCCCTGGCCAACCACCGGCTTCTCGCTCGAGAACTATGTGACGCTCGACAGCTTCGGCGCCGGTCTCTGGCACTCGGCCCAGAACAGCATCTTTGTCGCCGGCTCCAGCGTCGTGCTGACGGCGGTGATCAGCCTGCTCGCCGGCTACGGCTTCTCGCGCTTCCGCTTCCCGTTCAAGAACCTGTTCTTCATCCTGATCCTGTCGACGATCATGATCCCGTTCCAGTCGATCCTGACGCCGATCTTCCTGATCCTCTCCTGGCTCGGGCTGCAGAACACGCTGACCGGGCTCATCCTCGTCTATGTGACGCTGCAGATGCCGTTCTCGATCTTCATGATGCGCAACGCCTTCGACGCGGTGCCGAAGGAGATCGAGGAAGCCGCCCGCATCGACGGCGCCACCAATTTCGCGCTGCTGACCAAGGTGATGCTGCCGCTGGTCTGGCCTGGCGTGGTGACGGTGGGGCTGTTCGCCTTCCTCAACACCTGGAACGAGTTCCTCGCGGCCCTCGTGCTGATGACCGACCAGGGCAAGTTCACCCTGCCGATCATGATGACCGCCGTGCAGTCGGGCCGCTTCGGCGCCGTCGACTGGGGCGCCGTGCAGGCGGGCGTCACCGTGATGATGATCCCCTGCCTGATCCTCTTCCTGCTGCTGCAGCGCTACTACATCCGCGGCCTGACGGCCGGCGCGGTGAAGTAG
- a CDS encoding DUF779 domain-containing protein has product MDKVSEDRVRATPAARQLLDEIIADHGPVLFHQSGGCCDGSSPMCYPRGDFMIGDRDVLLGTIGETPFYIGAAQYEVWKHTELTIDAVNGRGGMFSLDNGRERRFLVRSDICAIPGKD; this is encoded by the coding sequence ATGGACAAGGTTTCGGAAGACCGCGTCAGGGCTACGCCCGCCGCGCGGCAACTGCTGGACGAGATCATCGCCGACCACGGCCCGGTGCTGTTCCACCAGTCCGGCGGCTGCTGCGACGGCTCGTCGCCGATGTGCTACCCGCGCGGCGATTTCATGATTGGCGACCGCGACGTGCTGCTCGGAACGATCGGCGAAACGCCCTTCTATATCGGCGCCGCACAATATGAGGTCTGGAAGCACACGGAACTGACGATCGATGCGGTCAACGGCCGCGGCGGCATGTTCTCACTCGACAATGGCCGCGAGCGCCGCTTCCTCGTCCGCTCCGACATCTGCGCGATCCCCGGCAAGGATTGA